In Capsicum annuum cultivar UCD-10X-F1 chromosome 11, UCD10Xv1.1, whole genome shotgun sequence, one genomic interval encodes:
- the LOC107856594 gene encoding glycine-rich protein DOT1, with amino-acid sequence MAGIYGYNDGRSTPPPADGSFCGDRYSSSSAGGSGGYGGSGDGGGYGGVYGGPGCGGDFDCRGGCGSGEYGRYGGFGGSGGVYGGRGGTGGGYGSTSGTGGSGGSGGEYSGSGGGGGGGLA; translated from the exons ATGGCTGGTATATACGGCTACAACGATGGGCGATCCACTCCACCACCTGCTGACGGTAGTTTCTGCGGCGATAGATACAGCAGCTCATCTGCTGGTGGTAGTGGTGGATACGGTGGATCAGGAGACGGTGGAGGATATGGCGGTGTATACGGTGGCCCAGGTTGTGGAG GTGATTTCGATTGTCGTGGTGGATGCGGCAGCGGTGAATATGGTAGATACGGTGGTTTTGGCGGCAGCGGTGGTGTATACGGTGGTAGGGGAGGCACCGGTGGTGGATACGGTAGTACGAGTGGCACCGGTGGTTCTGGTGGCAGCGGTGGTGAATACAGTGGTTCTGGCGGCGGCGGCGGCGGCGGCTTAGCATAA